The Humulus lupulus chromosome 4, drHumLupu1.1, whole genome shotgun sequence genome has a window encoding:
- the LOC133831486 gene encoding putative disease resistance protein RGA4, producing the protein MLMRLEPSFQAMAELILSPIVDKIIGRLGSDAVKQISLVWGVNDELQQLNETISTIKAVLLDAEKKQSHNNQVNNWLHRLGNAVLEADDLMDEVNTEALRRQLRMSRNPMANQVCTFFSGSNQLAFRFKMSRRIEGIKKKLAAISIDENLLLEKGREETPSVRRVRDTHSYVRKEDVIGRDGDRSVIIDKLLLESCEESVLVLAIVGIGGLGKTTLAQSIFNDEQVQKHFELKIWVCVSDNFDLKLIVKSIIESTKGENSVGDIGMEPLRKKLGEVLGGKRYFLVLDDMWEENRNKLLELTTLIISGENVGSRVVVTTRSEKSAKFIASKQQPYQLGILDEDQSWSLFRKMAFENGTLELENTSVVKIGKEIVERCKGIPLAIKTIGNLLYGKSKESEWSSFNKEFSKIPKQQDDDILPTLRSSYDHLDSHLKLCFAYCSLFPKDYEMEVKDLVNLWMAQGFLKLSDPSQDQCLEDEGYEWFMNLLQGSFFQDVEVDKCGIIKTCKMHDLMHDLAVRVGGAECATFVISNGQANIKETTHHVSFESHTYSKSEISVSLAHAKKIRTILHFSASKDKTFCDAIISNCKSIRCLGLNNSRMKLVYNSIGKLKHLRYLDLSWNSGLKVLPNSITNLLNLQTLKLNQCSQLQELPRDIEKLINLRHLDLSSCDKLNSLPSGLGQLMQLRYLDLSWNDGLLLLPDSTNCLSNLQILKLNRCSELQELPRDIEKLFNLKHLEISHCDKLEYMPRGLGQLANLQTLSKYVLMKRESSIPRHGGELKELMRLNNLRGDLEVINLSHEKDVVAEYGRAEIKDKKYLRSLTLEWDSRVEIDEAEAIVGYEMSIECLQPHENLLQLRLRNYGGAKLSTWLSSLTNLVDLTLVDCKKCEYLVSLNQFHCLKVLNLQNLESLEYISSNNCNEDLVGSTKTLLPSLRKLDLRGLRNLKGWWREEVDHSFAAAISGKEEDKHKHMPLPYLPSLSTLEIWNCPKLTCMPLYPHLEHLTLENSSLKPLEETLRMKMMMMSSSAGSLKDLTLTAIEDLECLPDSFESLTSLNCLFINNCPKLKHLCPGILHLSSLRKLWISNCEGLADMLNGDDGIMWKALNGSLHFLCLETLPSIATVLPKGIRHLTSLQQLEVSRSDSLTTIPEWIHNLKSLKMLRLYGCSNLTSLPDGIRSLTILNSLTIRDCPMLLKRCKREIGEDWDKISHIQRLHLYPEPNQEENEEEAREEEQVRKKESKGCQEDVALREMIVPTAREAQEPARARAVVGTKSCIGCFSFCIFSREYVEFLGLVNRELHRYKEIIEMETCYVHCEDNVIFNFFVHDQLEQRLTSKRQQ; encoded by the exons ATGTTGATGAG ATTGGAACCAAGTTTCCAAGCCATGGCTGAGTTGATCCTCTCTCCAATTGTTGACAAAATCATTGGGCGTTTGGGATCTGATGCTGTGAAACAGATCTCTCTGGTTTGGGGTGTCAACGATGAGCTCCAACAGCTCAATGAAACCATTTCAACTATCAAAGCAGTGCTTCTCGATGCCGAGAAGAAGCAGTCCCACAACAACCAAGTCAACAACTGGCTCCACAGGCTGGGCAATGCAGTTCTTGAAGCCGACGACTTGATGGACGAGGTCAACACTGAAGCTCTACGACGCCAACTCAGGATGTCTCGAAACCCAATGGCCAACCAG GTATGCACTTTCTTTTCCGGGTCCAACCAACTTGCTTTTCGGTTCAAGATGAGTCGTAGAATAGAAGGCATCAAGAAAAAACTGGCTGCCATTTCCATTGATGAAAATTTACTTTTAGAGAAAGGACGTGAAGAGACTCCGAGTGTTAGGAGAGTGAGAGATACTCACTCCTATGTACGTAAGGAAGATGTTATTGGGAGAGATGGGGATAGATCTGTTATCATAGATAAGCTTTTGTTGGAGAGTTGTGAGGAGAGTGTCTTGGTGCTAGCCATTGTAGGCATAGGTGGGTTAGGAAAAACCACTCTTGCTCAAAGTATTTTTAATGATGAGCAAGTTCAAAAGCATTTTGAGTTAAAGATCTGGGTGTGTGTGTCTGATAATTTTGACTTGAAATTAATTGTGAAAAGCATCATTGAGTCTACGAAAGGTGAGAATAGTGTGGGAGACATAGGAATGGAGCCGCTACGGAAGAAACTTGGAGAAGTACTTGGTGGCAAGCGGTATTTTCTTGTACTAGATGATATGTGGGAGGAAAATCGTAATAAGTTGTTGGAGTTGACAACTTTAATCATAAGTGGTGAAAATGTAGGGAGTAGAGTTGTAGTAACTACTCGGAGTGAAAAGAGTGCTAAATTTATAGCTAGCAAACAACAACCATATCAATTGGGGATTCTTGATGAAGATCAATCTTGGTCTCTGTTTAGAAAAATGGCTTTTGAAAATGGAACACTAGAGCTCGAAAACACTAGTGTTGTGAAGATTGGAAAGGAGATTGTGGAAAGGTGCAAAGGAATCCCGCTAGCCATAAAAACAATAGGAAATCTATTGTATGGTAAAAGTAAAGAGTCGGAGTGGTCTTCCTTTAATAAagaattttcaaaaataccaaaacAACAAGATGATGATATCTTACCCACCCTTAGATCGAGCTATGATCATCTTGACTCCCATTTGAAACTTTGTTTTGCCTATTGTAGTTTATTTCCTAAAGACTACGAAATGGAGGTGAAAGATTTAGTTAACCTTTGGATGGCTCAAGGATTTCTTAAGCTATCAGATCCAAGTCAAGATCAATGTTTGGAGGATGAGGGTTATGAATGGTTTATGAATTTGTTACAAGGGTCATTCTTTCAAGATGTTGAAGTAGATAAATGTGGCATTATAAAAACATGCAAAATGCATGATCTGATGCATGATCTTGCAGTTCGAGTAGGAGGAGCAGAATGTGCTACTTTTGTAATTTCAAATGGCCAAGCAAATATCAAGGAAACTACTCATCACGTGTCCTTTGAAAGTCATACTTACTCAAAAAGTGAAATTTCAGTTTCGTTGGCTCATGCCAAAAAGATTCGAACAATTCTTCACTTTTCAGCTTCAAAGGACAAGACATTTTGCGATGCAATTATATCAAACTGTAAGTCCATACGTTGTTTGGGTTTAAATAATTCAAGGATGAAGTTAGTATACAATTCTATTGGGAAGTTGAAACACTTGAGATATTTAGATCTCTCATGGAATTCTGGACTCAAGGTGCTTCCCAATTCTATTACTAATTTGCTGAATTTGCAAACACTGAAACTCAATCAATGCTCACAACTCCAAGAACTACCTAGAGATATCGAGAAACTCATCAATCTTAGGCATCTTGACCTTTCTTCATGTGATAAATTGAATTCCTTACCAAGTGGACTCGGTCAGTTAATGCAATTGAGATACTTGGATCTTTCTTGGAATGATGGTCTATTGTTACTACCGGATTCAACTAATTGTTTGTCGAATTTGCAAATACTGAAACTCAATCGTTGCTCTGAGCTCCAAGAATTGCCTAGAGATATTGAGAAACTCTTCAACCTTAAGCATCTTGAAATTTCTCATTGTGATAAATTAGAGTATATGCCACGCGGACTAGGCCAGCTAGCTAATCTTCAGACATTATCGAAGTACGTGCTGATGAAGAGAGAGAGTTCTATCCCAAGGCATGGTGGTGAGCTAAAAGAATTGATGAGACTGAACAACTTGAGAGGCGATTTGGAAGTTATAAATCTGAGCCATGAGAAAGATGTGGTAGCAGAGTATGGGAGAGCAGAAATAAAGGATAAAAAATATCTTCGATCTCTGACATTGGAGTGGGATTCTCGTGTTGAAATTGATGAGGCAGAGGCCATTGTTGGTTATGAAATGTCAATAGAATGCCTTCAGCCACACGAAAATCTTCTACAACTGAGGTTAAGAAATTATGGGGGTGCTAAGCTCTCCACCTGGCTCTCATCACTTACAAACTTGGTCGACTTAACTTTGGTGGATTGCAAAAAATGTGAGTATCTAGTTTCATTGAATCAATTCCACTGTCTCAAGGTTTTGAATCTTCAGAACTTGGAGTCTTTAGAGTACATATCCAGCAATAATTGCAATGAAGACTTAGTTGGGTCAACAAAAACGTTATTGCCATCTCTACGAAAACTTGATTTGAGAGGTTTGCGTAATCTAAAGGGATGGTGGAGAGAAGAAGTTGATCATTCTTTTGCTGCTGCAATTAGTGGTAAAGAAGAAGACAAACACAAACACATGCCCTTGCCTTATCTCCCTTCTCTTTCAACTTTAGAGATATGGAATTGTCCTAAGCTGACTTGCATGCCACTTTACCCACATTTGGAACATTTGACTCTGGAGAACAGCAGCTTGAAGCCATTGGAAGAGACGTTAagaatgaagatgatgatgatgagcagTAGCGCTGGGTCATTGAAAGATCTAACTCTAACAGCCATTGAGGATCTAGAATGTCTTCCAGACTCATTTGAGAGCCTTACTTCTCTCAATTGCTTGTTTATTAATAATTGCCCTAAATTGAAGCATCTGTGTCCAGGTATTCTACATCTCTCGTCACTTCGAAAACTATGGATTTCAAATTGTGAGGGGTTAGCAGACATGCTTAATGGTGATGATGGCATTATGTGGAAAGCCCTAAATGGAAGCCTCCACTTTCTATGTCTTGAGACGTTGCCAAGTATAGCGACTGTTCTTCCCAAGGGTATCCGACATCTTACAAGTCTGCAACAACTTGAAGTTTCAAGGAGTGATAGTCTAACAACAATTCCAGAGTGGATCCACAACCTCAAATCACTTAAGATGCTTAGGTTATATGGATGCTCCAATCTGACATCATTACCTGATGGAATTCGAAGCCTCACCATTTTGAACTCACTCACTATACGGGACTGTCCCATGTTATTGAAGAGATGCAAAAGGGAAATAGGTGAAGATTGGGATAAGATTTCTCATATACAACGCTTGCACTTATATCCAGAGCCCAACCAAGAAGAAAATGAG GAGGAAGCGAGAGAAGAAGAGCAAGTAAGAAAGAAGGAATCTAAGGGTTGTCAGGAGGATGTGGCATTGAGAGAGATGATTGTTCCAACAGCAAGAGAAGCACAAGAGCCAGCGAGAGCAAGAGCAGTTGTGGGAACTAAGTCGTGCATTGGCTGTTTTAGCTTCTGCATCT TTAGTAGAGAATATGTAGAGTTCCTTGGGCTTGTAAATAGGGAGCTGCATCGCTACAAGGAAATCATTGAAATGGAAACTTGTTATGTTCATTGTGAGGATAATGTCATCTTCAATTTTTTTGTGCATGACCAACTAGAGCAGAGATTAACATCCAAG AGGCAACAATGA